A single region of the Salvelinus sp. IW2-2015 linkage group LG20, ASM291031v2, whole genome shotgun sequence genome encodes:
- the LOC111982145 gene encoding small G protein signaling modulator 1-like isoform X1, with product MGEAETRHKLLRNVKKEVKQIMEEAVTRKFVHADSSHIISFCAVVEACVLHGLKRRAAGLLCSNKVAALFMKVGKSFTPVEELCQKVQELEQLIETNRQAQLNNVSVPKQPRVTNLPPQGLRNLWIRTALMEKLLDKIVMYLVENSSTFYDREAILMDAVDGPILASLLVGPCALEYTKVKTADHFWTDPSADELVQRHRIHSGHCRQDSPSRRPALIQKRQSSGSMEDRPILWARDYVESLHQNNRATLLFGKNNVLVQPRDDMEAIPGYLSLHQTADLMTLKWTPNQLMNGTVADDTEKSVYWDFAMTIRLAEIVYLHCHQQVDSGGTVVLVSQDGIQRPPLRFPRGGHLLQFLTCLETGLLPHGQLDPPLWSQRGKGKVFPKLRKRSPQGSVESVSDKEEDEATDYVFRILLPGTPSDFVAPELMDQALNMWHPTPRKSSCFSCALNGSRVGSLPNGCNQDRAPLKLLCDTMKYQIISRAFYGWLAYCRHLSTVRIHLSALVNPTIVDPDVPHDAQEGLTVDVWSSFLQDRSAYDEHELLRLVYYGGVAPTIRKEVWPFLLGHYHFDMTQKCRMEVDEQVRACYEQTMKEWLGCEAIVKQNEGEKHAEAIAKCNSVASVDRPGPVQRDSTISTDSSQSIGSDKQISHSQSDSRSSTQAFWFVEEVELIESETKREKSKERSKTPLKDLRDVAIPNGTSDSGDRSFYSLSIDSGLPEQPQSTNNNNSPVSDSPVRPAATQPSPEPSAVQVAASSPVAKAEPPLIESPFTVLGTEVGSEELKLLITVDDKAASAGEFKAPEREVVESSRLVEIMKTSEKVEERSDKKYAKSLGNVEMEENNIIGDGLFEVSTTEDTKLLVRAAFATENTDILKLEIEVSNVYIPAPPLGEATVTKTQESKAPAIEPFCPREPSVTEGNKDSTTIREAGIAEKEDTTSSEMEEITEFEFQKMQTPQTSKACVCEKDMDSTKEKVADVFVTKPLDSVEANFPENYNNKAAEMTVAIDSEKHAPALPVLNPPLPEARASVTVSSHSRRSPDTLDSDDSPSALEMEDIPTAWARPLSGLMAPPPAPLALGRVGSGGPVLDAPSNTSPDGTEPALSEEEPEMESLYTQSDSVVETEELKPEVSPVAVSPAGTTYSQEQLDLYLLNLHRIDKDVRRCDRSYWYFTPANLEKLRNIMCSYVWQHLEIGYVQGMCDLLAPLLVILDDEVIAFSCFSELMKRMNHNFPHGGAMDSHFANMRSLIQILDAELFEVMQMNGDYTHFYFCYRWFLLDFKREMVYDDVFSVWETIWAATYTSSTHFVLFIALALVEMYRDIILENNMDFTDIIKFFNEMAEHHNVPQVLTMARDLVLKVQTLIENK from the exons CTGTAGTGGAGGCATGTGTGCTCCATGGGCTGAAGAGGCGAGCAGCGGGCCTCCTGTGCAGTAATAAGGTAGCAGCACTCTTCATGAAGGTGGGGAAGAGCTTCACCCCGGTGGAGGAACTGTGTCAAAAGGTCCAAGAACTAGAGCAGCTCATCGAGACCAA cagacaGGCTCAACTAAATAATGTCAGTGTTCCGAAACAACCCAGGGTGACCAACCTCCCCCCCCAGGGCTTGAGGAACCTGTGGATCCGCACTGCTCTCATGGAGAAACTTCTGGACAAGATTGTCATGTACCTAGTGGAGAACAGCAG TACTTTCTATGACAGGGAGGCCATTCTAATGGATGCTGTGGATGGACCAATCCTTGCCTCTCTGTTAG TCGGCCCCTGTGCTCTGGAGTACACTAAGGTGAAGACAGCCGACCACTTCTGGACAGACCCATCTGCTGATGAGCTAGTCCAGAGACACCGCATCCACAGTGGCCACTGTCGCCAGGATTCCCCCTCTAGGCGACCTGCCCTG ATCCAGAAGAGGCAGTCCAGTGGCAGTATGGAGGACCGGCCCATCCTGTGGGCTAGGGACTATGTTGAGTCCCTCCATCAGAACAACAGGGCTACACTGCTGTTTGGCAAGAACAACGTCCTGGTgcagccg AGGGATGACATGGAGGCTATTCCAGGGTACCTGTCTCTCCACCAGACTGCAGATCTCATGACCCTGAAATGGACCCCCAACCAGCTCATGAATGGCACTGTGGCAGATGATACTGAAAAAAG TGTTTACTGGGACTTTGCCATGACTATTCGCCTGGCGGAGATTGTTTATCTGCACTGCCATCAGCAAG TGGACAGTGGTGGGACAGTGGTTCTGGTGAGTCAGGATGGGATCCAGAGGCCTCCACTGCGGTTCCCCCGGGGAGGACACCTGCTCCAGTTCCTGACCTGCCTGGAGACGGGCCTGCTGCCACACGGACAACTGGATCCCCCGCTCTGGTCCCAGAGGGGAAAG GGAAAGGTTTTCCCTAAATTGCGGAAGAGGAGTCCGCAGGGCTCTGTGGAGTCTGTGTCGGATAAAGAAGAGGACGAGGCCACTGACTATGTCTTTCGGATCCTGCTTCCTGGTACTCCGTCAGACTTTG TGGCTCCAGAGCTGATGGACCAGGCGTTGAACATGTGGCACCCCACCCCCAGGAAGTCCTCCTGTTTCTCCTGCGCTCTCAACGGATCCCGTGTTGGCTCACTACCCAACGGCTGCAACCAGGATAGGGCTCCCCTGAAACTCCTCTGTGACACCATGAAGTACCAGATCATTTCCCGTGCTTTCTATGGCT GGCTTGCCTACTGCCGTCACCTGTCCACTGTTCGTATCCACCTCTCTGCCCTGGTCAACCCCACCATCGTCGACCCTGACGTGCCTCATGATGCCCAGGAAGGACTCACTGTGGATGTCTGGAGCAGCTTCCTCCAGGACCGCTCT GCATATGATGAGCATGAGCTTCTGCGTCTGGTGTACTATGGTGGTGTGGCTCCTACAATACGCAAGGAGGTCTGGCCATTCCTGCTGGGACACTACCACTTCGATATGACCCAGAAATGTAGGATGGAG GTGGATGAGCAGGTGCGAGCCTGCTATGAGCAGACTATGAAAGAGTGGCTGGGCTGTGAGGCCATCGTAAAGCAGAATGAGGGGGAGAAGCATGCTGAAGCCATAGCCAAGTGTAATTCTGTGGCCAGTGTGGACAGACCAGGACCAGTGCAGAGAGACTCCACCATCAGCACTGAT TCCTCACAGAGCATTGGTTCCGACAAACAGATTTCCCACTCACAGAGTGACTCCAGAAGTAGCACACAG GCATTTTGGTTTGTCGAGGAAGTGGAACTGATTGAATCTGAGACGAAGCGAGAGAAAAGCAAAGAGCGGTCCAAAACCCCACTGAAAGACCTCCGAGATGTAgccatcccaaatggtacctcaGACTCTGGGGACCGATCCTTCTACAGCTTGTCTATTGACTCAGGTCTTCCAGAACAGCCTCAaagcacaaacaacaacaacagtcctGTATCTGACTCACCAGTCAGACCAGCAGCCACTCAGCCATCACCAGAGCCATCAGCAGTCCAAGTAGCTGCATCTAGCCCAGTGGCCAAGGCTGAGCCACCCCTAATAGAGAGTCCTTTCACTGTCTTGGGAACTGAAGTTGGATCTGAAGAACTAAAGCTGCTGATAACAGTTGACGACAAGGCTGCATCAGCCGGAGAGTTCAAGGCCCCAGAGCGTGAAGTGGTTGAAAGCTCTAGATTGGTAGAAATCATGAAAACCTCAGAGAAAGTTGAAGAGCGTTCTGACAAAAAATATGCAAAGTCCTTAGGAAATGttgaaatggaagaaaacaacATTATAGGAGATGGGTTGTTTGAAGTTTCCACCACAGAAGACACAAAGCTCCTTGTGAGAGCAGCGTTTGCAACTGAGAATACTGATATTCTCAAACTAGAAATTGAGGTTTCTAATGTATATATTCCAGCTCCGCCACTAGGCGAGGCCACAGTTACTAAAACACAAGAGAGCAAAGCCCCAGCGATAGAGCCCTTCTGTCCCAGAGAGCCATCTGTAACAGAAGGAAACAAAGATTCAACAACGATAAGGGAGGCTGGTATTGCTGAAAAAGAGGACACAACCTCCTCTGAAATGGAAGAAATCACAGAATTTGAATTTCAAAAAATGCAAACCCCTCAAACCAGCAAGGCTTGTGTTTGTGAGAAAGACATGGATAGTACTAAAGAAAAGGTTGCAGATGTATTTGTAACCAAACCATTAGACTCTGTGGAGGCCAATTTCCCTGAGAATTACAATAACAAAGCTGCAGAAATGACAGTTGCCATAGATTCAGAGAAACATGCACCTGCATTGCCAGTACTGAATCCACCCCTGCCTGAGGCCAGGGCCAGTGTTACAGTTTCATCCCACTCTAGGCGATCTCCTGATACACTAGATTCTGATGACTCGCCCTCCGCCTTAGAGATGGAGGATATTCCCACGGCCTGGGCTAGACCTTTGTCTGGCCTGATGGCTCCCCCACCTGCCCCCTTGGCCCTGGGGAGAGTTGGCTCAGGGGGGCCTGTCCTGGATGCACCCTCCAACACCAGTCCTGATGGAACAGAGCCAGCCCTGTCTGAGGAGGAGCCTGAGATGGAGAGTCTCTACACTCAGTCTGACTCTGTGGTTGAGACAGAGGAACTCAAACCTGAGGTCTCACCAGTGGCAGTGTCCCCAGCAGGGACTACCTATTCT CAAGAGCAGCTGGATTTGTACTTGCTCAACCTGCATCGCATTGATAAGGACGTGAGACGCTGTGACAGATCCTACTGGTACTTCACTCCTGCTAACCTAGAGAAACTACGCAACATAATGTGCAGTTATGTGTGGCAGCATCTGGAGATTGGCTATGTCCAGGGCATGTGTGATCTGCTGGCTCCTTTACTGGTCATTCTGGATGATG AGGTCATAGCTTTCAGCTGTTTCTCTGAGTTGATGAAAAGGATGAATCACAACTTCCCCCATGGAGGGGCCATGGACTCACACTTTGCCAACATGCGCTCCCTCATCCAG ATCCTTGATGCAGAGCTCTTTGAAGTGATGCAGATGAATGGAGACTACACTCACTTCTACTTCTGCTACCGCTGGTTCCTGCTAGACTTCAAACGAG AGATGGTGTATGATGATGTGTTCTCCGTGTGGGAGACCATCTGGGCGGCCACGTATACCTCCTCCACTCATTTTGTCCTCTTCATCGCTCTGGCACTGGTGGAGATGTACCGAGACATCATCCTGGAGAACAACATGGACTTCACTGACATCATCAAGTTCTTCAACG AAATGGCCGAGCATCACAACGTCCCGCAGGTCCTAACGATGGCTCGAGACTTGGTCCTCAAAGTGCAGACTCTCATAGAAAACAAGTAA
- the LOC111982145 gene encoding small G protein signaling modulator 1-like isoform X2 gives MGEAETRHKLLRNVKKEVKQIMEEAVTRKFVHADSSHIISFCAVVEACVLHGLKRRAAGLLCSNKVAALFMKVGKSFTPVEELCQKVQELEQLIETNRQAQLNNVSVPKQPRVTNLPPQGLRNLWIRTALMEKLLDKIVMYLVENSSTFYDREAILMDAVDGPILASLLVGPCALEYTKVKTADHFWTDPSADELVQRHRIHSGHCRQDSPSRRPALIQKRQSSGSMEDRPILWARDYVESLHQNNRATLLFGKNNVLVQPRDDMEAIPGYLSLHQTADLMTLKWTPNQLMNGTVADDTEKSVYWDFAMTIRLAEIVYLHCHQQVDSGGTVVLVSQDGIQRPPLRFPRGGHLLQFLTCLETGLLPHGQLDPPLWSQRGKGKVFPKLRKRSPQGSVESVSDKEEDEATDYVFRILLPGTPSDFVAPELMDQALNMWHPTPRKSSCFSCALNGSRVGSLPNGCNQDRAPLKLLCDTMKYQIISRAFYGWLAYCRHLSTVRIHLSALVNPTIVDPDVPHDAQEGLTVDVWSSFLQDRSAYDEHELLRLVYYGGVAPTIRKEVWPFLLGHYHFDMTQKCRMEVDEQVRACYEQTMKEWLGCEAIVKQNEGEKHAEAIAKCNSVASVDRPGPVQRDSTISTDSSQSIGSDKQISHSQSDSRSSTQAFWFVEEVELIESETKREKSKERSKTPLKDLRDVAIPNGTSDSGDRSFYSLSIDSGLPEQPQSTNNNNSPVSDSPVRPAATQPSPEPSAVQVAASSPVAKAEPPLIESPFTVLGTEVGSEELKLLITVDDKAASAGEFKAPEREVVESSRLVEIMKTSEKVEERSDKKYAKSLGNVEMEENNIIGDGLFEVSTTEDTKLLVRAAFATENTDILKLEIEVSNVYIPAPPLGEATVTKTQESKAPAIEPFCPREPSVTEGNKDSTTIREAGIAEKEDTTSSEMEEITEFEFQKMQTPQTSKACVCEKDMDSTKEKVADVFVTKPLDSVEANFPENYNNKAAEMTVAIDSEKHAPALPVLNPPLPEARASVTVSSHSRRSPDTLDSDDSPSALEMEDIPTAWARPLSGLMAPPPAPLALGRVGSGGPVLDAPSNTSPDGTEPALSEEEPEMESLYTQSDSVVETEELKPEVSPVAVSPAGTTYSQEQLDLYLLNLHRIDKDVRRCDRSYWYFTPANLEKLRNIMCSYVWQHLEIGYVQGMCDLLAPLLVILDDEVIAFSCFSELMKRMNHNFPHGGAMDSHFANMRSLIQILDAELFEVMQMNGDYTHFYFCYRWFLLDFKRGADICMGMCYIAHTMKGPC, from the exons CTGTAGTGGAGGCATGTGTGCTCCATGGGCTGAAGAGGCGAGCAGCGGGCCTCCTGTGCAGTAATAAGGTAGCAGCACTCTTCATGAAGGTGGGGAAGAGCTTCACCCCGGTGGAGGAACTGTGTCAAAAGGTCCAAGAACTAGAGCAGCTCATCGAGACCAA cagacaGGCTCAACTAAATAATGTCAGTGTTCCGAAACAACCCAGGGTGACCAACCTCCCCCCCCAGGGCTTGAGGAACCTGTGGATCCGCACTGCTCTCATGGAGAAACTTCTGGACAAGATTGTCATGTACCTAGTGGAGAACAGCAG TACTTTCTATGACAGGGAGGCCATTCTAATGGATGCTGTGGATGGACCAATCCTTGCCTCTCTGTTAG TCGGCCCCTGTGCTCTGGAGTACACTAAGGTGAAGACAGCCGACCACTTCTGGACAGACCCATCTGCTGATGAGCTAGTCCAGAGACACCGCATCCACAGTGGCCACTGTCGCCAGGATTCCCCCTCTAGGCGACCTGCCCTG ATCCAGAAGAGGCAGTCCAGTGGCAGTATGGAGGACCGGCCCATCCTGTGGGCTAGGGACTATGTTGAGTCCCTCCATCAGAACAACAGGGCTACACTGCTGTTTGGCAAGAACAACGTCCTGGTgcagccg AGGGATGACATGGAGGCTATTCCAGGGTACCTGTCTCTCCACCAGACTGCAGATCTCATGACCCTGAAATGGACCCCCAACCAGCTCATGAATGGCACTGTGGCAGATGATACTGAAAAAAG TGTTTACTGGGACTTTGCCATGACTATTCGCCTGGCGGAGATTGTTTATCTGCACTGCCATCAGCAAG TGGACAGTGGTGGGACAGTGGTTCTGGTGAGTCAGGATGGGATCCAGAGGCCTCCACTGCGGTTCCCCCGGGGAGGACACCTGCTCCAGTTCCTGACCTGCCTGGAGACGGGCCTGCTGCCACACGGACAACTGGATCCCCCGCTCTGGTCCCAGAGGGGAAAG GGAAAGGTTTTCCCTAAATTGCGGAAGAGGAGTCCGCAGGGCTCTGTGGAGTCTGTGTCGGATAAAGAAGAGGACGAGGCCACTGACTATGTCTTTCGGATCCTGCTTCCTGGTACTCCGTCAGACTTTG TGGCTCCAGAGCTGATGGACCAGGCGTTGAACATGTGGCACCCCACCCCCAGGAAGTCCTCCTGTTTCTCCTGCGCTCTCAACGGATCCCGTGTTGGCTCACTACCCAACGGCTGCAACCAGGATAGGGCTCCCCTGAAACTCCTCTGTGACACCATGAAGTACCAGATCATTTCCCGTGCTTTCTATGGCT GGCTTGCCTACTGCCGTCACCTGTCCACTGTTCGTATCCACCTCTCTGCCCTGGTCAACCCCACCATCGTCGACCCTGACGTGCCTCATGATGCCCAGGAAGGACTCACTGTGGATGTCTGGAGCAGCTTCCTCCAGGACCGCTCT GCATATGATGAGCATGAGCTTCTGCGTCTGGTGTACTATGGTGGTGTGGCTCCTACAATACGCAAGGAGGTCTGGCCATTCCTGCTGGGACACTACCACTTCGATATGACCCAGAAATGTAGGATGGAG GTGGATGAGCAGGTGCGAGCCTGCTATGAGCAGACTATGAAAGAGTGGCTGGGCTGTGAGGCCATCGTAAAGCAGAATGAGGGGGAGAAGCATGCTGAAGCCATAGCCAAGTGTAATTCTGTGGCCAGTGTGGACAGACCAGGACCAGTGCAGAGAGACTCCACCATCAGCACTGAT TCCTCACAGAGCATTGGTTCCGACAAACAGATTTCCCACTCACAGAGTGACTCCAGAAGTAGCACACAG GCATTTTGGTTTGTCGAGGAAGTGGAACTGATTGAATCTGAGACGAAGCGAGAGAAAAGCAAAGAGCGGTCCAAAACCCCACTGAAAGACCTCCGAGATGTAgccatcccaaatggtacctcaGACTCTGGGGACCGATCCTTCTACAGCTTGTCTATTGACTCAGGTCTTCCAGAACAGCCTCAaagcacaaacaacaacaacagtcctGTATCTGACTCACCAGTCAGACCAGCAGCCACTCAGCCATCACCAGAGCCATCAGCAGTCCAAGTAGCTGCATCTAGCCCAGTGGCCAAGGCTGAGCCACCCCTAATAGAGAGTCCTTTCACTGTCTTGGGAACTGAAGTTGGATCTGAAGAACTAAAGCTGCTGATAACAGTTGACGACAAGGCTGCATCAGCCGGAGAGTTCAAGGCCCCAGAGCGTGAAGTGGTTGAAAGCTCTAGATTGGTAGAAATCATGAAAACCTCAGAGAAAGTTGAAGAGCGTTCTGACAAAAAATATGCAAAGTCCTTAGGAAATGttgaaatggaagaaaacaacATTATAGGAGATGGGTTGTTTGAAGTTTCCACCACAGAAGACACAAAGCTCCTTGTGAGAGCAGCGTTTGCAACTGAGAATACTGATATTCTCAAACTAGAAATTGAGGTTTCTAATGTATATATTCCAGCTCCGCCACTAGGCGAGGCCACAGTTACTAAAACACAAGAGAGCAAAGCCCCAGCGATAGAGCCCTTCTGTCCCAGAGAGCCATCTGTAACAGAAGGAAACAAAGATTCAACAACGATAAGGGAGGCTGGTATTGCTGAAAAAGAGGACACAACCTCCTCTGAAATGGAAGAAATCACAGAATTTGAATTTCAAAAAATGCAAACCCCTCAAACCAGCAAGGCTTGTGTTTGTGAGAAAGACATGGATAGTACTAAAGAAAAGGTTGCAGATGTATTTGTAACCAAACCATTAGACTCTGTGGAGGCCAATTTCCCTGAGAATTACAATAACAAAGCTGCAGAAATGACAGTTGCCATAGATTCAGAGAAACATGCACCTGCATTGCCAGTACTGAATCCACCCCTGCCTGAGGCCAGGGCCAGTGTTACAGTTTCATCCCACTCTAGGCGATCTCCTGATACACTAGATTCTGATGACTCGCCCTCCGCCTTAGAGATGGAGGATATTCCCACGGCCTGGGCTAGACCTTTGTCTGGCCTGATGGCTCCCCCACCTGCCCCCTTGGCCCTGGGGAGAGTTGGCTCAGGGGGGCCTGTCCTGGATGCACCCTCCAACACCAGTCCTGATGGAACAGAGCCAGCCCTGTCTGAGGAGGAGCCTGAGATGGAGAGTCTCTACACTCAGTCTGACTCTGTGGTTGAGACAGAGGAACTCAAACCTGAGGTCTCACCAGTGGCAGTGTCCCCAGCAGGGACTACCTATTCT CAAGAGCAGCTGGATTTGTACTTGCTCAACCTGCATCGCATTGATAAGGACGTGAGACGCTGTGACAGATCCTACTGGTACTTCACTCCTGCTAACCTAGAGAAACTACGCAACATAATGTGCAGTTATGTGTGGCAGCATCTGGAGATTGGCTATGTCCAGGGCATGTGTGATCTGCTGGCTCCTTTACTGGTCATTCTGGATGATG AGGTCATAGCTTTCAGCTGTTTCTCTGAGTTGATGAAAAGGATGAATCACAACTTCCCCCATGGAGGGGCCATGGACTCACACTTTGCCAACATGCGCTCCCTCATCCAG ATCCTTGATGCAGAGCTCTTTGAAGTGATGCAGATGAATGGAGACTACACTCACTTCTACTTCTGCTACCGCTGGTTCCTGCTAGACTTCAAACGAGGTGCTGACATCTGCATGGGCATGTGTTACATCGCACACACTATGAAAGGGCCATGCTG A